From Nitrososphaerales archaeon:
TAACCGATCCTTTCTTTCCTTTTATCTTTCCACATCTCTCATAGATCGATGCAAGGTCTGTGTATAGGTAGCCGGGATAACCTTTTCTCGTGGGAACCTCTTCTCTTGCTATCGAAATAGACCGTAAAGCTTCACCATAGTTCGTCATATCGGTCAGCATAACAAGTACATGCATATCTAGATCATACGCTAAATATTCAGCGATCGTCAACGCGATCCTGGGGGCGATGATTCGCTCGATGATAGGATCATCGGCTAGGTTTAAAATCATGACACACCTTTCAAGGGCGCCTGTTTCAGCAAATTCTCTTCTGAAAAATTCGTACTCTTCATGTTTGATACCCATGGCACAAAAGACGACGGCGAAGTCTTCCTCTTTACCCGGAACTGTCGCTTGGCGTGCTACCTGGGCTGCTGCAATGTTATGAGGCAAGCCAGCCTCAGAGAAGAATGGGAGTTTCTGCCCTCTCACCAAAGAGTTCATACCATCGATGACCGAAATACCGGTCTGTATGAATTCGCTCGGAGGCTCTCTAGCCGTCGGATTTATCGCTGCACCCTGTATTTCACGCTTCTCACCGATCGGTGGGGGCAGACCATCGAGCGGCTTATAACTTCCACTGAAGACCCTTCCTATAACTTCACTCGATACAGGGATTCTTATAACATCGCCTGTGAATCGAGCAGTTATACCAAGTTCCAACCCTTGAATAGCTCCAAAGACCTGTACTATAGCCAATCCAGCACTCGTATCAAGTACATTACCAAGTATCTCACTACCATCGGGTAGCTTCACTTCGACAAGTTCATTGTAGAGGGCATCTTTGATCCCTTCGACGAATATGAGGGGGCCACGTATCTCACGTACTGTTTTATAGATCAAACCGTACTTTTCGACCATCTTTATATCACGACTCCATACTGCTTCGCCAAAGCTTTAACCTCTTCTAAAACATCATTCTTTGCTCTATCGATGTGCTCAACCCCCTTTCTCTCTTTTAACCTCATCAATTCGACGATACTTTTAAACTCTCTGATCTTCTCTACAGGAACTCCAGCCCTGATTAGAGGCTCGGTGAGTTCGTAAAACTCTACGAGCGTTCTAAGTAATTTACTCTGTTTTTCTGGTTCACAATAGGTGTCAACTTCATGGAAAGCGTGTTGAACGAGGAAACCTTCTCTTATCATCTCTGCAACTAAGAGAATCAGACGTTGGGCATCGGGTAGAGCCTTTTCTCCAATGATCCTCGCTATCTCTTCAATCTTCGATGCTTCTTCAAGGATAGCCGTCGCCTTCATTTTATACTTTAACCAATCTTTATCGTAAGTCTGCCACCATTGACTGACGAGCTCCACATACCTACTGAAGCTCATCAGCCAATTGATCGCGGGGAAGTGTCTGCGAAATGCTAACGCCGTATCCAAAGCCCATAGAGTACCCACGAACCTCAACGTTATCGATGTGACAGGTTCGCTAAAATCTCCACCCGGTGGTGATACAGCGCCCATGATAGTAACGGAACCTACACGATACTCACTCCCCAATGTGATGACCCTTCCTGCCCTTTCATAAAACTCGGCAATCCTTTCTGGAAGGTAAGCGGGATAGCCAGCTTCCGCAGGTATCTCTTCAAGCCTACCACTTATATCTCTTAAAGC
This genomic window contains:
- a CDS encoding V-type ATP synthase subunit B, with amino-acid sequence MVEKYGLIYKTVREIRGPLIFVEGIKDALYNELVEVKLPDGSEILGNVLDTSAGLAIVQVFGAIQGLELGITARFTGDVIRIPVSSEVIGRVFSGSYKPLDGLPPPIGEKREIQGAAINPTAREPPSEFIQTGISVIDGMNSLVRGQKLPFFSEAGLPHNIAAAQVARQATVPGKEEDFAVVFCAMGIKHEEYEFFRREFAETGALERCVMILNLADDPIIERIIAPRIALTIAEYLAYDLDMHVLVMLTDMTNYGEALRSISIAREEVPTRKGYPGYLYTDLASIYERCGKIKGKKGSVTVFPILTMPGGDITHPIPDLSGYITEGQLIFDRDLHLRGIYPPINVLPSLSRLMKDGIGPGRTRKDHSDVANQLYMAYAEGVKARGLARIIGEVGLSERERKYLRFADEFEMKFVNQGVYENRPIERTLEIAWDLLSLLPEHELIRIREEYIREFHPRYRRA